From a single Methanofollis sp. W23 genomic region:
- the uvrA gene encoding excinuclease ABC subunit UvrA encodes MKHLVIRGAREHNLKDITLSLPRDRLIVLTGVSGSGKSTLAFDTIYAEGQRRYVESLSAYARQFLGLMQKPDVDAIEGLSPAISIEQKTTSKNPRSTVGTVTEIYDHLRLLFARIGVPYCPEHGTRIESRSPEAIADAVAGRFAGGQVTVLAPVVRQKKGTYAQLLKDLDAEGYSRVRLDGEIVRTDEEHPLERYVKHDIDVVVDRLDPAAERSRLVEAVEAAVAKSDGLVVALGEDGEEETYSAKMACPVCGLSFEELQPRMFSFNSPFGACEECNGLGFKTEFDPDLIIPDLEMSIADGAVATYRNFLDGYRAQHLGAVAKHFGFSVFTPVKDLTPEQYHVLMYGAPDRIHFSVSTRNGDTHWSHTGAWEGLLPQTERLFQQTKSEYRRHELQKFMRVLPCPACGGRRLKEKVLAVKVGGKNIIEVTDLPISQAVEFFENLSRSLTPKERAIAAQVLKEIRARLSFLQEVGLGYLTLSRSAGTLSGGEAQRIRLATQIGSNLTGVLYVLDEPSIGLHQRDNRRLIETLQKLRDLGNTIVVVEHDEETIRAADHVVDIGPGAGVHGGTVVAEGTPDEVAKNPASITGRYLSGDLSVPVPSSRRTNGEYITLTGCRAHNLRGIDVAIPLGTLTVVTGVSGSGKSTLIADTLYPALARKVSGARTSPGPHDALTLDAPVDKVVVIDQSPIGRTPRSNPATYTKVFDEIRKVFAETKEAKVRGYKPGRFSFNIKGGRCEACQGEGVIKIEMNFLPDVFVECDECKGQRFNAETLEVKYRGKSIADVLAMTVDEATTFFEHVPSIRNKLETLCQVGLGYLTLGQSSTTLSGGEAQRIKLTRELSKRATGQTVYLLDEPTTGLHIHDVKKLVAVLDGLVEKGNTVVVIEHNLDVIKSADYLIDLGPEGGDGGGGVVATGTPEEVAGVKESYTGHYLAEILP; translated from the coding sequence ATGAAACACCTCGTGATCAGGGGCGCGAGGGAACACAACCTCAAAGACATCACCCTCTCGCTCCCCAGGGACCGTCTCATCGTCCTCACCGGCGTCTCCGGGTCAGGCAAGTCGACCCTTGCCTTCGACACCATCTATGCCGAGGGGCAGCGACGGTACGTCGAGTCGCTCTCCGCCTATGCCCGTCAGTTCCTCGGGCTGATGCAGAAGCCAGACGTCGACGCGATCGAGGGACTCTCCCCCGCGATCTCTATCGAACAGAAGACCACTTCCAAAAACCCGCGCAGCACCGTCGGCACGGTCACCGAGATCTACGACCACCTCAGACTCCTCTTCGCACGCATCGGGGTGCCGTACTGTCCCGAGCACGGGACCAGGATCGAGTCGCGCTCGCCCGAGGCGATCGCCGACGCCGTCGCCGGGAGGTTTGCCGGAGGGCAGGTGACGGTCCTCGCCCCCGTGGTCCGCCAGAAGAAAGGGACCTACGCCCAACTCCTCAAGGACCTGGACGCCGAAGGCTACTCCCGCGTCCGTCTCGACGGCGAGATCGTCAGGACCGACGAGGAGCATCCGCTTGAGCGCTACGTCAAGCACGACATCGATGTCGTCGTCGACCGCCTCGACCCCGCGGCCGAACGCTCGCGGCTCGTCGAGGCGGTGGAGGCCGCCGTCGCAAAGTCGGACGGTCTGGTCGTCGCCCTCGGTGAAGACGGCGAGGAAGAGACCTACTCGGCAAAGATGGCCTGCCCGGTCTGCGGGCTCTCCTTTGAAGAACTCCAGCCCAGGATGTTCTCCTTCAACTCCCCCTTCGGCGCCTGCGAGGAGTGCAACGGCCTCGGGTTCAAGACCGAGTTCGACCCCGACCTCATCATCCCTGACCTGGAGATGTCCATCGCCGACGGGGCGGTGGCGACCTACCGGAACTTCCTCGACGGCTACCGGGCCCAGCACCTCGGGGCCGTCGCCAAACACTTCGGGTTCTCGGTGTTCACGCCGGTCAAAGACCTCACGCCCGAGCAGTACCATGTCCTGATGTACGGTGCGCCAGACAGGATCCACTTCTCGGTGAGCACCAGGAACGGCGACACCCACTGGTCGCACACCGGGGCCTGGGAAGGCCTCCTCCCCCAGACCGAACGCCTCTTCCAGCAGACGAAGTCCGAGTACCGCCGCCACGAACTCCAGAAGTTCATGCGGGTCCTCCCCTGCCCGGCCTGCGGCGGCAGGCGCCTGAAGGAGAAGGTGCTCGCCGTGAAGGTCGGCGGCAAGAACATCATCGAGGTGACCGACCTGCCGATCAGCCAGGCGGTCGAGTTCTTCGAGAACCTCAGCCGCTCCCTCACCCCGAAGGAGAGGGCGATCGCCGCCCAGGTCCTCAAGGAGATCAGGGCCAGGCTCTCCTTCCTCCAGGAGGTCGGGCTCGGCTACCTCACGCTCTCCAGGAGCGCCGGCACGCTCTCCGGCGGCGAGGCCCAGCGGATCAGGCTCGCCACCCAGATCGGCTCCAACCTGACCGGCGTGCTGTACGTGCTGGACGAACCCTCCATCGGGCTCCACCAGCGGGACAACCGGCGGCTCATCGAGACCCTCCAGAAACTCCGCGACCTCGGCAACACCATCGTCGTCGTCGAGCACGACGAGGAGACGATCAGGGCGGCCGACCATGTGGTCGATATCGGGCCGGGCGCCGGGGTGCACGGCGGCACGGTGGTCGCCGAAGGGACGCCTGACGAGGTGGCGAAGAACCCGGCATCCATTACCGGGCGCTACCTTTCCGGCGACCTCTCGGTCCCGGTCCCGTCGTCGCGCCGGACCAACGGCGAATACATCACCCTCACCGGGTGCCGGGCGCACAATCTCAGGGGGATCGACGTGGCCATCCCGCTCGGCACCCTCACCGTCGTCACCGGGGTCTCGGGCTCAGGCAAGTCCACGCTCATCGCCGACACCCTGTACCCGGCCCTCGCACGAAAGGTCTCCGGCGCCAGGACAAGCCCCGGCCCCCACGACGCCCTCACCCTCGACGCCCCGGTCGACAAGGTGGTGGTCATCGACCAGAGCCCGATCGGCCGGACGCCCAGGTCCAACCCGGCGACCTACACCAAGGTCTTCGACGAGATCAGGAAGGTCTTCGCCGAGACAAAGGAGGCGAAGGTGCGGGGCTACAAACCGGGCCGCTTCTCCTTCAACATCAAGGGCGGGCGGTGCGAGGCCTGCCAGGGCGAAGGCGTCATCAAGATCGAGATGAACTTCCTCCCCGACGTCTTCGTGGAGTGCGACGAGTGCAAGGGGCAACGGTTCAATGCCGAGACGCTGGAGGTGAAGTACCGGGGCAAGTCCATCGCCGACGTCCTGGCCATGACCGTCGACGAGGCCACGACGTTCTTCGAGCACGTCCCCTCGATCAGGAACAAACTCGAGACCCTCTGCCAGGTCGGGCTCGGCTACCTCACCCTCGGCCAGAGTTCGACCACGCTCTCGGGCGGCGAGGCCCAGCGGATCAAACTGACCCGCGAACTCTCGAAGCGGGCGACCGGGCAGACGGTCTATCTCCTGGACGAACCGACGACCGGGCTCCATATCCACGACGTTAAGAAACTCGTCGCCGTCCTCGACGGTCTGGTCGAGAAGGGGAACACCGTGGTGGTCATCGAGCACAACCTGGACGTGATCAAGTCGGCCGACTATCTCATCGACCTCGGGCCCGAGGGCGGGGACGGCGGCGGCGGGGTGGTCGCTACCGGCACGCCCGAGGAGGTGGCCGGGGTGAAGGAGAGTTATACCGGACACTACCTGGCAGAGATCCTGCCATGA
- the uvrC gene encoding excinuclease ABC subunit UvrC, whose amino-acid sequence MIDLALVPEEPGCYLYRDADGTVIYVGKAKHLKRRVSSYFQKHDHDAKTQKLVGQIASAEFIVTGTEVEALILENTLIKRHQPKYNIDLKDARRYAYIYLSAEPFPRIAIAREVGDDGEYFGPFVSAKERDEVLDVVKRAFGLRSCRRLPKRPCLRRHLGTCAAPCTGTVTEEEYAARVDRARGVLRGRGKDLIEEMEAEMAERSERLEFERALELRDEIEAVRHLAERQRMERRTDHDEDIIAYQEQDGTLFLLLFHVEKGTLTGKQEYVFESSDDAVEEFLVQYYGEHAPPKEVVLPTGVGEPVAEYLADRRGGKVRVTVPQRGDKRRLLDLAGKNLDLTFFADRMKVEALREDLRLPDLPNVIECFDISHLAGTAMVGSMVQFRGGRPDKRNYRRFKIRTVEGIDDVAAIAEVVGRRYARLLREGKPMPDLVIVDGGKGQLKAATDAIAALGLHLPIISIAKREEEIYVPGFPFPVPIEPDARSSLFVQEIRDEAHRFAITYNRLLRRKAMRG is encoded by the coding sequence ATGATCGACCTCGCCCTCGTCCCCGAAGAGCCCGGGTGCTACCTGTACCGCGACGCCGACGGGACGGTGATCTATGTCGGCAAGGCGAAGCACCTGAAGCGACGGGTCTCGAGTTATTTCCAGAAGCACGACCACGACGCGAAGACGCAGAAACTTGTCGGGCAGATCGCCTCGGCCGAGTTCATCGTCACCGGGACCGAGGTTGAGGCGCTGATCCTGGAGAACACGCTCATCAAGCGGCACCAGCCGAAGTACAACATCGACCTCAAGGACGCCCGGCGGTACGCCTACATCTATCTCAGTGCGGAACCGTTCCCGCGGATCGCGATCGCACGGGAGGTCGGGGACGACGGCGAGTACTTCGGGCCCTTCGTCTCGGCGAAGGAACGGGACGAGGTGCTCGACGTGGTGAAGAGGGCCTTCGGTCTCCGCTCGTGCCGGCGCCTCCCGAAGCGCCCCTGTCTTCGCCGCCACCTCGGCACCTGTGCGGCCCCGTGCACCGGGACGGTGACGGAGGAGGAGTACGCCGCACGGGTGGACCGGGCGCGGGGCGTGCTCCGCGGCCGGGGAAAGGATCTCATCGAGGAGATGGAGGCTGAGATGGCCGAACGGTCGGAGCGCCTCGAGTTCGAGCGGGCCCTCGAACTCCGCGACGAGATCGAGGCGGTGCGGCACCTGGCCGAACGGCAGCGGATGGAGCGGCGGACCGACCACGACGAGGACATCATCGCCTACCAGGAGCAGGACGGCACCCTCTTCCTCCTCCTCTTCCATGTCGAGAAGGGCACCCTCACCGGAAAACAGGAGTATGTCTTCGAGTCCTCGGACGACGCCGTCGAGGAGTTCCTGGTGCAGTACTACGGCGAGCACGCCCCGCCGAAGGAGGTGGTCCTCCCGACCGGGGTCGGCGAACCGGTCGCGGAGTATCTTGCCGACCGCCGGGGCGGGAAGGTGCGGGTGACGGTCCCGCAGCGGGGCGACAAGAGACGGCTCCTCGACCTCGCGGGCAAGAACCTTGACCTCACCTTCTTCGCCGACCGGATGAAGGTCGAGGCCCTGCGGGAAGACCTCCGTCTCCCCGACCTCCCGAATGTCATCGAGTGTTTCGACATCTCCCACCTCGCCGGCACGGCGATGGTCGGGTCGATGGTGCAGTTCAGGGGCGGGCGGCCGGACAAACGGAACTACCGGCGGTTTAAGATCAGGACGGTCGAGGGGATCGACGACGTCGCGGCGATCGCCGAGGTGGTCGGCCGCCGCTACGCCCGTCTCCTCAGGGAGGGAAAGCCGATGCCGGACCTGGTGATCGTCGACGGCGGCAAGGGGCAGTTGAAGGCGGCGACCGACGCGATCGCCGCCCTCGGCCTGCACCTCCCGATCATCTCGATCGCCAAGCGTGAGGAGGAGATCTATGTGCCAGGGTTCCCGTTCCCGGTCCCGATCGAACCCGACGCCCGCTCCTCCCTCTTTGTCCAGGAGATCAGGGACGAGGCACACAGGTTTGCGATCACCTACAACCGCCTGCTGCGGAGGAAGGCGATGAGAGGATGA
- the uvrB gene encoding excinuclease ABC subunit UvrB, which produces MTEFELDAAFVPKGSQPQAIRELTEGIEAGERFQTLLGVTGSGKTFTVANVIEAVQRPTLVIAHNKTLAAQLYHEFSGFFPENRVEYFVSYYDYYQPESYLPAKDQYIEKDASINPKIEQMRLAATASVLSRPDTIIVASVSCIYGLGNPANFKGLGFELKRGDRVRRADLLEHLVEIQYERNDLDLAPGRFRAKGDTIDLVPAYFNDIIRIELFGDEVDRISEIDPITGRKKETMEYFYLYPARHFVATEEERERAVVSIRQELDEVLPTLDLLEAHRLKQRTLFDLEMIEETGTCKGIENYSRHFDGRTSGEKPYCLLDYFPDDFLMVVDESHQTLPQVRGMYRGDRSRKETLVNYGFRLPSAFDNRPLTFDEFEGYMKNVICVSATPGAYELKHSAGVVEQIIRPTGLVDPAVEVRPVEGQVEDVMKEIKRTIDRGDRVLVTTLTKRLAEELTDFLAEQGIKTRYLHSEINALERTEIIRRLRLGTFDVLVGINLLREGLDIPEVGFVGILDADKEGFLRDARSLIQTIGRAARNVNARVILYADHETDSIRTVLAETGRRRQIQIAYNQAHGIVPQTITKPVPAKEVDLTDTKHVPKAEIPNLIIEMEAQMYEAAERLDFERAIFLRDQVRELKEKSGSSGI; this is translated from the coding sequence ATGACTGAATTTGAATTGGATGCGGCATTTGTCCCGAAAGGATCGCAACCACAAGCGATCCGGGAACTGACCGAAGGGATCGAGGCGGGCGAGCGGTTCCAGACCCTGCTTGGTGTCACCGGGTCAGGGAAGACCTTCACGGTCGCCAACGTCATCGAGGCGGTCCAGCGCCCGACCCTGGTGATCGCCCACAACAAGACCCTGGCGGCCCAACTCTACCACGAGTTCTCGGGATTTTTCCCGGAGAACAGGGTGGAGTACTTTGTCTCGTACTACGACTACTACCAGCCCGAGTCGTACCTCCCGGCAAAGGACCAGTATATCGAGAAAGATGCCTCCATCAACCCCAAGATAGAGCAGATGCGTCTGGCGGCCACGGCCTCGGTGCTCTCGCGGCCAGACACCATCATCGTCGCCTCGGTCTCCTGCATCTACGGCCTTGGCAACCCGGCGAACTTCAAGGGGCTTGGGTTTGAACTGAAACGCGGCGACCGGGTGCGGCGGGCCGATCTGCTGGAGCATCTGGTCGAGATCCAGTACGAGCGCAACGATCTCGACCTCGCCCCCGGACGGTTCAGAGCGAAGGGCGACACCATCGACCTGGTCCCGGCGTACTTCAACGACATCATCAGGATCGAACTCTTCGGCGACGAGGTGGACCGGATCTCGGAGATCGATCCAATCACCGGGAGGAAGAAGGAGACGATGGAGTACTTCTATCTCTACCCGGCCCGCCACTTCGTCGCCACCGAGGAGGAGCGGGAACGGGCGGTCGTCTCCATCAGGCAGGAACTCGACGAGGTGCTCCCGACCCTCGACCTCCTCGAAGCCCACCGGCTCAAACAGCGGACCCTCTTTGACCTCGAGATGATCGAGGAGACCGGGACCTGCAAGGGGATCGAGAACTATTCCCGCCACTTCGACGGGCGCACGTCCGGCGAGAAGCCATACTGTCTTCTCGACTATTTCCCTGACGACTTTCTGATGGTCGTCGACGAGAGTCACCAGACCCTCCCGCAGGTGCGCGGGATGTACCGCGGCGACCGTTCCCGCAAGGAGACCCTGGTGAACTACGGCTTCCGCCTCCCCTCGGCCTTCGACAACCGCCCCCTCACCTTCGACGAGTTCGAGGGCTACATGAAGAACGTCATCTGCGTCTCGGCGACGCCGGGGGCGTACGAACTGAAGCACTCGGCCGGGGTGGTGGAGCAGATCATCAGGCCGACCGGGCTCGTGGACCCGGCGGTGGAGGTGCGCCCGGTCGAGGGACAGGTCGAGGACGTGATGAAAGAGATCAAGCGGACGATCGACCGCGGCGACCGGGTGCTGGTCACCACGCTCACCAAGCGGCTTGCCGAGGAACTGACCGACTTCCTCGCCGAGCAGGGGATCAAGACGAGGTATCTCCACTCAGAGATCAACGCCCTCGAACGCACCGAGATCATCCGCCGCCTCCGCCTCGGCACCTTCGACGTCCTGGTCGGGATCAACCTGCTGCGCGAAGGGCTCGACATCCCTGAGGTCGGGTTTGTCGGGATCCTGGACGCCGACAAGGAAGGGTTCCTCCGCGACGCCCGCAGTCTCATCCAGACCATCGGCCGGGCGGCACGCAATGTCAACGCCCGCGTGATTCTCTACGCCGACCACGAGACCGACTCGATCCGCACCGTCCTCGCCGAGACCGGACGCCGGCGTCAGATCCAGATCGCCTACAACCAGGCGCACGGGATCGTCCCGCAGACGATCACCAAACCGGTCCCGGCAAAGGAGGTGGACCTCACCGACACGAAGCATGTCCCGAAGGCCGAGATCCCCAACCTCATCATCGAGATGGAGGCGCAGATGTACGAGGCCGCCGAGCGCCTCGACTTCGAGCGGGCGATCTTTTTGCGTGACCAGGTGAGGGAGTTGAAGGAGAAGAGCGGGTCTTCAGGGATCTGA
- a CDS encoding calcium-dependent protein kinase, which produces MKKIAIIIAGVFALIAALAVYPLFLADGGENTPLAVTLEGVETEFTLSAPLPETNETSYPVYRTTVSAATLESVEEVAGVFGMTGKAEVANQRTGEVRVVDDSKGELMRLSMYPASGALLYEIPDRQFPDLVEERPSLPARDEAIKIADAFLTERGERSPGAVVNAVEVDQRQEVWEAGGSEPEEVYDVTLAVRYGRALSGLPVYGDEMAVIIGDGGEVVGMVKCWREVEAAGEVEIIRAEEAYEDLKAGRTIRPLEVPGDARVSIEEIALGYWMEPRTIEQETVVPVWVFSGTAYHDGSGESYQAYVKAVE; this is translated from the coding sequence ATGAAAAAGATCGCCATCATCATCGCCGGTGTCTTCGCACTCATCGCCGCACTGGCCGTTTATCCTCTCTTTCTCGCGGACGGCGGGGAGAATACCCCGTTGGCGGTAACGCTGGAAGGCGTCGAGACCGAATTTACACTCTCGGCCCCGCTTCCAGAGACGAATGAGACATCGTACCCCGTGTACAGGACCACGGTGTCAGCGGCGACGCTTGAGTCGGTGGAAGAGGTCGCGGGAGTGTTCGGGATGACCGGGAAGGCGGAGGTGGCGAACCAGAGAACCGGCGAGGTCAGGGTGGTCGACGACTCGAAGGGCGAACTCATGCGCCTTTCTATGTATCCTGCATCAGGGGCGCTCCTCTATGAAATCCCTGACAGACAGTTCCCTGACCTTGTTGAGGAGCGCCCCTCCCTCCCCGCAAGAGACGAGGCGATAAAGATCGCCGACGCCTTCCTGACAGAACGAGGAGAGCGGTCCCCAGGTGCGGTGGTGAATGCCGTCGAAGTGGACCAGCGGCAGGAGGTCTGGGAGGCGGGGGGTAGTGAGCCTGAAGAGGTCTATGACGTGACTCTTGCCGTGAGGTATGGGCGGGCACTCAGTGGCCTCCCGGTCTATGGCGATGAGATGGCGGTGATCATCGGCGACGGCGGCGAGGTCGTCGGGATGGTGAAGTGCTGGCGTGAGGTCGAGGCGGCAGGAGAGGTAGAAATCATCCGGGCAGAGGAGGCATATGAGGACCTGAAGGCGGGAAGGACCATTCGCCCCCTGGAGGTGCCTGGAGATGCCCGGGTCTCAATCGAGGAGATCGCTCTTGGGTACTGGATGGAGCCAAGGACCATTGAGCAGGAGACGGTCGTGCCGGTCTGGGTCTTCTCGGGGACGGCCTATCATGACGGGTCTGGAGAGTCATATCAGGCGTATGTGAAGGCGGTTGAATGA
- a CDS encoding HypC/HybG/HupF family hydrogenase formation chaperone, producing MCVAVPAEVIEKKDGNIGVVDYGDLKQEVRLDLVDVEIGEFVLVHVGFAIQKLSREEGLSTRELFKEVYAAMEE from the coding sequence ATGTGTGTTGCAGTTCCTGCCGAAGTGATCGAGAAAAAAGACGGCAATATCGGCGTCGTCGACTATGGTGACCTCAAACAGGAGGTCCGTCTCGACCTGGTCGATGTCGAGATCGGCGAGTTCGTCCTCGTCCATGTCGGGTTTGCCATCCAGAAACTCAGCCGCGAGGAGGGCCTTTCTACCAGGGAGCTCTTCAAAGAAGTCTACGCCGCAATGGAAGAGTAA
- a CDS encoding hydrogenase maturation nickel metallochaperone HypA, translating to MHEYSIAYDIYATAKRAAVENGADEITAVTVDVGEIAMVNPEQVIFLFGVIVEDDPLFAETHLECRTVKVRTRCECGYEGDEKFVCPRCGGLPHVVEGKEIVVSNIEIEVNES from the coding sequence ATGCACGAGTACAGTATCGCATACGACATCTACGCCACCGCCAAACGGGCTGCGGTCGAGAACGGGGCCGACGAGATCACGGCGGTCACCGTCGACGTCGGCGAGATCGCGATGGTGAACCCCGAACAGGTCATATTTCTCTTCGGGGTGATCGTGGAGGACGACCCCCTCTTTGCCGAGACCCACCTGGAGTGTCGGACCGTGAAGGTGCGGACCAGGTGCGAGTGCGGGTATGAAGGGGACGAGAAGTTTGTCTGCCCCCGGTGCGGCGGGCTCCCCCATGTTGTCGAAGGAAAGGAGATCGTAGTTAGCAATATCGAGATCGAAGTGAACGAATCATGA
- the hypE gene encoding hydrogenase expression/formation protein HypE, with translation MKVNLMHGAGGEVMGELLNVITKFENNNAGGIGLESLDDGAVIPVGDQKIVFTTDSHLVHPIFFPGGDIGRIAVSGTVNDLAMMGGRPLALSCAMVIQEGFDVADLERIVASMDAALGEVGASIVTGDTKVLERGSLDGIVINTAGVGVANHVVRDNGLRPGDVILSSGTLGDHGLAIMAHREGFDLGEQIASDVAPLWGMVERALEAGEIHAMKDPTRGGFANAINEMASKAGVHVEIDEEALPIRTSVRSASAMLGIDPLEVANEGKTIMGVPAEDAEAVLKALRSHKYGKDAAIIGRVTEGSGVVMKTKIGGERFIEAPIGDPVPRVC, from the coding sequence ATGAAAGTCAATCTGATGCACGGTGCGGGTGGAGAAGTGATGGGCGAACTTCTGAATGTGATCACGAAGTTCGAGAACAACAATGCCGGCGGGATCGGGCTTGAGTCCCTCGACGACGGGGCGGTGATCCCGGTCGGCGACCAGAAGATCGTCTTTACGACCGACAGCCATCTCGTCCACCCGATCTTCTTCCCCGGCGGCGACATCGGCAGGATTGCCGTCTCAGGGACGGTCAACGACCTCGCAATGATGGGCGGCCGGCCGCTCGCCCTCTCGTGCGCGATGGTCATCCAGGAAGGCTTCGATGTCGCCGACCTCGAGCGGATCGTCGCCTCGATGGACGCCGCCCTCGGCGAGGTCGGGGCCTCGATCGTCACCGGCGACACCAAGGTGCTGGAGCGCGGTTCGCTTGACGGGATCGTCATCAACACCGCTGGTGTGGGGGTCGCCAACCATGTCGTCAGGGACAATGGCCTCAGGCCAGGCGACGTGATCCTCTCGAGCGGCACCCTCGGCGACCACGGGCTTGCGATCATGGCCCACCGCGAGGGATTCGACCTTGGCGAACAGATCGCGTCAGACGTCGCCCCCCTCTGGGGCATGGTCGAGCGGGCGCTTGAGGCCGGTGAGATCCACGCCATGAAAGACCCGACCCGCGGCGGGTTTGCCAATGCCATCAACGAGATGGCAAGCAAGGCCGGGGTCCATGTCGAGATCGACGAAGAGGCCCTGCCGATCAGGACCAGCGTGCGGAGCGCCTCGGCCATGCTCGGGATCGATCCCCTTGAGGTGGCAAACGAGGGCAAGACGATCATGGGCGTGCCTGCCGAGGACGCCGAGGCGGTGCTCAAGGCACTCCGGTCCCACAAGTACGGCAAGGACGCCGCGATCATCGGGCGCGTCACCGAGGGATCCGGCGTCGTGATGAAGACGAAGATCGGCGGCGAGCGGTTTATCGAAGCGCCGATCGGCGACCCGGTGCCAAGGGTCTGCTGA